CACGAGTTCATGGAGGAACGTCCGACCGCCTACATCACGACGCTGCGGACCGAGCCGGCCGTTCGGGACGACCTGGAGCGCGTGCTCCGGACGGACGACTACTCGATCCAGTACGCCGGCATCGACACGCCGATCGACAACGCCGGCCGCGTCGTCCAGCAGGTCGACGGGCAGGCAAACGTCGTCGTCGACACGCTGAACCCGCTGGAGGAGACCGGCGAGCGCAACCGCTACGTCAAC
This genomic interval from Halostella salina contains the following:
- a CDS encoding DUF7125 family protein, which encodes MAKRLSTGVTAIDRNLDGGVRAGSVVALLAPPDSQSEPLLHEFMEERPTAYITTLRTEPAVRDDLERVLRTDDYSIQYAGIDTPIDNAGRVVQQVDGQANVVVDTLNPLEETGERNRYVN